From the Lactuca sativa cultivar Salinas chromosome 9, Lsat_Salinas_v11, whole genome shotgun sequence genome, the window GGAAAAAAGACTATAAAACGAAGACCCATAAACCCCAAAACCCATCACCACTCTTGCTTTATCAGCCACTGTTAGACGAGTGAGTGGTGACCAAAAACAGCAAAAACAAGAACATCTTTCAATACACACTCGATAATCAATGGAGCTTCAAAATGTCTCAAGATTTGGTATGTTTTACAATTCCTCGATGAACACTCCTACCGATTTCTTGTTAAACCCCATTTTCTTACATCGGTGTTTTGCCTCCATACAATTTCTGTTCTTGCTTTTCATATCAATCTCTTGTGTATGGAAAAGATTCAAAATTGATCAAACTGTGGTTGCAAAACAGAGTTCTGGGTATTTGTTTCTCAAACAAACTCTGTTTTGTTCTCTTCTTCTTTCACTCTTCAACCTAGTTTTGTGTTTCTTGAACAATTTTTATTGGTATAGAAATGGCTGGTCTGATGAAAAGATTGTCACCCTTTTGCATGCTGTTCTTGGAACACTTATTTGGTCCTTCGTTTCTGTGTATTTGCACACACTCGTCTCGAATTCGTCGACACAATCTTCAAAGTACCCATTGGTCTTAAGGGTTTGGTGGGTGTTTTTctttacagtttcttgttattcCCTTGTGGTAGATTACATCAATTACAAAAGAACCCATAATCCACCTTCCATGTTCATCCTGTCCGATTCCGTGTCTAGTCTCCTGGGTTTGTTTCTCTGTTTCGTGGGGTTGTCTCACAATCGCGAAGAAGAAGGTCAAAATCACAATCTTGAAGAACCCCTTTTGAATTCTAGCAGCGATAGAGTTAGGGTTGAGATTCCATCAACTTACGAAAACGCAAGTTTCTTTAGTCTGCTGACATTTTCTTGGATGAGTGCGATAATCGCGAAAGGAAATAAAAAACCATTAGACCTTGAAGACGTCCCACAGCTAGCAGATATCGATAGCGTGAAACAAGTCTTTCCTATTTTATTACAAAAAATCGAGTCTTTAAACGATGAGAATCACCAAATCACGACATTCGGTCTCACAAAAGCTTTATTTTACATCGTATGGAAAGAAGTTGTAATCACTGGATTCCTTGGTTTAGCATCTTCGTTAACTAGTTTTGTTGGCCCTTACCTCATAGACGAATTCGTTCAATACCTTAATGGACACAAAGCTTACAAAAACCAAGGTTTTGTTTTAGTCGCTGCATTTTTCGTTTCAAAAATGGTGGGGTGTTTCACACAAAGACACTGGTATTTCAAGCTCCAACAAGCCGGAATTCGTGCCAGGTCAGCAATCGTCGCCATGATTTACCAAAAGGGTTTGACCATTTCCGGCCAGTCAAAGCAAGGGAACTCAAGCGGAGAAATCATCAACTTCATGGCTGTTGATGCTGAAAGAGTAGGTGATTACGCATGGTATATGCATGATTTTTGGTTAGTTCTTATCCAAGTAGGTGTTGCTTTAGCACTTTTATATAAAAATTTAGGACTTGCTGCAATTGCTTCATTAGTTGCTACAATAGTTGTGTTGTTAGCAAATCTTCCACTAGGGAACATACAAGAAAAGCTTCAAGATGACTTGATGAAATCTAAAGATAAGAGAATGAAAGCAACATCCGAaatcttgagaaacatgaggatTCTTAAACTTCAAGGTTGGGAGATGAAGTTTCTTTCAAAAATCATTAAActtcgtgatgaagaagaaaacgCGTTGAAGAAATACATGTACACTTTATCCCTAACTTCTTTCATATTCTGGGGTGCTCCTATTGTTGTAGCTGTGGTCACTTTTGCCACGTGTCTATTTTTTGGGATTCCACTTGAATCAGGGAAAGTACTTTCTGCATTAGCCACATTCAAAATACTTCAAGAGCCTATCTACAATCTTCCCGATTCAATCTCAGTGTTTTTCCAAACTAAAGTCTCACTTGACCGAATTGCCACATACCTTCGCCTCACAGACATAGATTCCAACGCGATAGATAAGGTGCCACCTGGCAGTTCTGACGTGGCAGTTGAGATAATCAATGGAAACTTCGCATGGGATGCAAATGCTTCCTCTTCTAATCTCACACTGAAAGATATAAACATTAGAGTGAATCATGGCATGAGAGTTGCTGTTTGTGGAACTGTTGGCTCAGGGAAATCAAGCTTACTTTCTTGTATTTTGGGAGAAGTGTCGAAGATATCTGGAAGTGTGAAAGTTGAAGGGACAAAGGCGTATGTGGCTCAATCACCATGGATACAAAGTGGAAAGATTGAAGATAATATTTTGTTTGGTAGAGAGATGGATAGAGAGAAGTATGATAAGGTTCTTGAAGCATGTTCTTTGAAGAAAGATCTTGAAATCTTGTCTTTTGGTGATCAAACGGTTATTGGTGAGAGAGGGATTAATTTGAGTGGAGGTCAGAAGCAGAGGATTCAGATTGCAAGAGCTCTTTATCAAGATGCTGATATATATCTTTTTGATGATCCATTCAGTGCAGTTGATGCTCATACTGGAAGTCATCTTTTCAAAGTAAGCAATATTTCAACAGTTTTGAACCAAATATTCAGTCACATCATTTGAATGTGAATTCGGTGTTTTTGTATGATAGGAATGCATGTTGCAATTTCTGGAGTCAAAGACAGTGATTTACATTACACATCAAATCGAGTTCCTACCTGCTGCGGATCTGATTCTGGTGAGTTATCTAACTCTTTGATTTTAATTTCGTTTTACCTATGAACAATTATTGAAGCTCACTCCATATAATTAACATCACAATTAGGTTTTGAAAGATGGAAGAATCACACAAGCCGGAAAGTACAACGATATCCTCAATTCAGGAAGCGAATTTATGGACCTCGTAGGTGCACACAAAGACGCATTATCAGCAATCGATTCCATGGAGGCAAATGTTCAACAAGGAACCACGATTTCCAAGAAGATCACAAACGAAACTCAAAATAGTAAAACAGACGATATTTCAGGTTCAAAAGCACAGCTTGTTCAAGAAGAAGAACGAGAAAAAGGAAAAGTAGGGTTTTCAGTCTACTGGAAGTACATAACAACTGCTTATGGAGGAGCGCTTGCGCCATTTATAGTTTTAGCACAAATTGTATTCCAAATTCTTCAAATTGGAAGCAATTACTGGATGGCTTGGGGTTCTCCAGTTTCAGAAAGTGATCCAGCTCCTGTTAATGGATCAACTCTAATCATGGTGTATGTAATTTTAGCAGTTGGATGCGCATTGTGCATATTAGCAAGAGGCTTACTTCTAGCAACTGTTGCTTATAAAGCAGCCACTATTCTCTTCCACAAAATGCACTTGTCAATATTTCGTTCTCCCATGTCTTTCTTTGACTCTACTCCAAGTGGACGAATACTCAATAGAGTAAGTCAACAACAtcttctcaaattctcaaattctcaatctatcattttttttaatgttgGTTTCTATAAATAGGCATCTACAGATCAAAGTGCAGTGGACATGCAAATCCCTTATCAAGTTGGATCCTTTGTATTTGCTATCATTCAACTTCTTGGCATCATTGCAGTTATGTCACAAGCAGCTTGGCAAGTGATCGTTATATTCATTCCTGTGGGTGTAATGTGCATCTGGTTACAGCAATATTACTTGCCTTCAGCAAGAGAAATGGCACGTTTAGTTGGAGTTTGTAAAGGCCCTGTGATACAAAACTTTGCTGAAACAATATCAGGATCAACTACAATCAGAAGCTTTGATCAACAAGGAAGATTTCAAGACACAAATCTGAAACTGAATGATGATTTTGCAAGGCCAAAGTTTCATGCTGCTGCAGCCATGGAATGGTTAGGCATACGTTTGGACATGCTGTCGACTTTAACTTTTGCTGTGTTTCTAATTTTCTTGGTTTCTATTCCCGAAGGAACTATTGATCCAAGTAAGTCCTTCTTTCATGTCACATATGATAACAAAGAATTCATGAATCATGACtgatggattttttttttcttttttttttttgtatatttctGAAGGTATTGCGGGATTGGCTGCTACTTATGGGCTTACTTTGAACACGTTAAATGGATGGGTAGTTTGGACACTTACAAATCTTGAAAACAAAATTATTTCGGTTGAAAGAATATTTCAGTATTCTTCTATCCCTAGTGAACCTCCTCTTGTTATAGAATCAAATAGGCCTGATGATCAATGGCCATCACAAGGAGAAGTTGACATCCGTCATCTACaggtatttaattaaataaataaacgttTATTACAGTTGTCTAATATATATGTTCCAAATATTTAGTGGAGTTTTCCACTTTGGTTATAACCTTTTTCTACtttgtatattttttattttccacccCTCTACTTTGTAAAACAACATTTTCCACCCTTATACTTTGTAAAATGTCAATTTTACTCCCTCAAGTTTGAACTTTCTAAAATGTCCATTTCACCCCCTCTATTTTGCACCCCTCTACattttaaaatgtcatttttacccATTCAACTTTCAACTTTCTAATATTTCACTTTCATCCCCTCCATTTTCTAAACTTTCATGTTTACCCCTATAGTATACATAATCTGATTCTCCTACAGTTACAACCCCTTGactttttaaaatatcactttaaCCCCTTGGCTTTGAACTTTATAAAACTTTTTAAGttcaaaaaaattaatttattacgtgtttatttttatatatatgtcGGTATAAATTCGACATGGTCAACGTCTCAACGTAAATTTAGAACTTTCgtttgttaatttaaaaaaaaaaacttgcttTTTTATGTACGTGTCGGTATAAATTCAGGTTTGTTTATGTTTCGGCATAATTTTTTAAACTGTTTCGTGCTTATTTTTAAGTATTTAGCTTGTCATGGTTTTGGTCCCTGACTTTTTTGTTTTGGCAACTTAAGTCCTCCTAAGTTTCTATGCATGGCTTTGGTCCTTGACTTTTGTGCTTTGCCAACTTAAGTCCTCATAAGTTTCTATTTCTTCTAAAAGGTACGGTATGCACCACATATGCCACTTGTGTTGCGAGGTCTTACATGCACTTTCAAGGGAGGAATGAAGACTGGGATTGTGGGAAGAACGGGTAGTGGAAAGTCAACTCTGATACAAACACTCTTCCGCCTTGTGGACCCCGCAGCTGGAGAGATTCTCATAGATGGAATTAACATATCAACAATCGGACTTCATGATCTTCGTTCAAAGTTGAGCATAATTCCTCAAGATCCTACCATGTTTGAAGGAACTATTCGAAGCAACCTTGATCCTCTTGAAGAGTATACAGATGATAAGATTTGGGAGGTATCAAAACTACAAATATAAAGTTTtcaatacttttaaacattttgtAAATTGTAATGCTAGAATGATTAGAATCTAACAATGTTTGTTACTTCAGGCTCTTGATAAGTGTCAGCTTGGAGATGAAGTGAGGAGCAAAGAAGGGAAGCTTGACTCATCAGGTATATGTTAGACTGTTGGAGTCTACCTTCTCTTTCTAAAAGCTCCAAAAAATCTTGGACTCATGTATCTAACTAACAGTTTTGATATAAAATGTTATAGTGACTGAGAATGGAGAGAACTGGAGTGTGGGTCAAAGGCAGCTGGTGTGTCTAGGGCGTGTGCTACTGAAGAAAACAAAAGTGTTGGTTCTTGATGAGGCTACTGCATCAGTTGACACAGCAACTGATGGAATGATTCAGCAAACACTTGCACGACACTTTACAGATTCCACAGTGATAATGATTGCTCATCGTATCACTTCTGTGCTTGATAGTGACATGGTTTTGGTTCTAGAACAAGGTTTGATTGATGAATATGATTCTCCAACAAAGTTGCTGGAAGATAAATCGTCTTCGTTTGCAAAGCTTGTTGCTGAGTATAGTATGAGATCtaattcaaattttgaaaattagcATCAATGTAATGTGGTAACAAGGGGAGTGCTTGATGATATGATCATGGCACATAGGAAGCTAAATGGATTTGGTGGACCAGGATTGCCCTTTTTGGATACTACTATAAGTTTAATGTATTTCCTACTGTTTTTCTGGATTTTCAATGTGTGTAAGCATAACTAGTTTCTTATAGTAAGCTGTTAAGATTGCTGAAGAGCATGCTTAAAATCGAAGatgtttgtttgatcaactttggTGTTGAGTTTTTAGTTGCGGAGAGCTGATAATTAATGGCTTCCTCTTTTAGTATTAATACATTTTTATCCCTTTTAGACTTGACGTTTGAGATTAAATTCTGGGGaaattatttgatgaattatgaaAAAGAAGGATCAAGCAAACCCATTTGCATTCTACTAGGCCAATTAGAATATAGGGTGTAGGGTGTGGTAAGAATGAACCTATGTCATATTTTATTCTGGTGAACATCATGCCTTGTCCATGGTATGAACCACATGACAAGAAAAAACGACaatgggtctctctctctctctctctctctctctctctctctctctctctctcacatacacacacaaaaagACTATATGTGGTAAGGGCCACGGAGTTTCGGTCTCTATTGTTTCCGACCGTGATGTTAGAttcacctcccgtttctggcagaagttccacgaggagctgGGCATGTTGCTGCACTTTAGTAaagcttatcatccgcagaccgacgaccagagtgagcggaccacaCAGACCCTCGAAGACACGTTGAGGGCTTGTGTCATCGAATTCGGTGGGAggtgggattcccacctaccccttacagagttcgcctacaacaacaactatcattccagcattggcgccccaccttttgagatgttgtacgggcgGAGATGTCACACCCCGGTCTGTTGGGATGAGGTTTGTCATAGAGTGATGGGACGGACAGAGGTAGTCTTGCAAACTATCGAGAAGATTCATCAGATTAGACAACgattgcagaccgctcagagttgacagaagagctacgccgatcgGCACCGATctgagttagagtttcaggtcggtgacatggtactcTTGAAGGTCttgccctggaagggtgtgatccgcttcaggaagatagggaaattgggtccccgatacatcGGACCGTTCATGATgatttccagggttggcaaggtgacaTATAGACTAGAGCTACCAGAGGAgtttagtcagatccacaacactttccacgtgtcacgGTTGCGATAATGCGTATTAGATGAGGAGGCGGTGGTGTCCTTGGATGACATACAGGTCGACgagcgcctgaattacgtggagagtcCGATAGTCGTTCTTGAGAGGAAGGTAAAGGTTCTACGGATCAAAGAAGTACCTCTAGTAAAGGTACAGTGGAAGCACAGGagaggatccgagtggacatatGAGCCAGaagctgagatgcgggagcattatccggagTTGTTCACCGTAGCGGACTTcgaaggacgaagtctagttcaagtggcggagaattgtaacaccccgactctcaGGTATGAACTTTAcagttttattttcatttttaaaggtctactcgacgagttggatgccctaactcgtcgagtaggaacgaaTTTGGCCGCGtgttttaagtgaccaactcgatgagttggaggacaCGGCTTGACGAGTTGGagttggaggatgaaaccctaatttctggggttttgcaccctatttaaagggtcattagcctcccttacaGCCTCCTTTGagctcaaaaaccctaaatcatgtTTTCTCTCCATATCTGTGTGTTGTTAAGCTTGGAAGGAAGATCTTGGTGAAAGGAgattgaagatcaagaagtttGAGGCAAGGAACGGTTGTGGATCTGAATTCTACTCCAATTTAGCATcacttgaaggtaacaagtcgttaccttgatctCTTTCTAGCTAGATCTTTCTAAATtgagatttggggccattttaACATGTTGGTGTTTCATTTCAGGTGTTGGAccatgatctgaagttgcaaaTTTAGATCTAGGCTCATCTTAGTCCTTATAATCATAAAGTTTCAGCCTTTAGCAAGATAATGCCTTTTTCCTTACCTAGAACCTCTTCTTTAGCTTAATTTGGGCCATTAGCACCTTGCATGTACATAAAGTTGCAACTTTACATAAGAAGTATTCCTTAGGAGCTTAgatctgcaatatggagcttTGGGGTGGCTTAAATCATCTGAATGGAGAAAGgactaaagggactcgacgagttgcatggtcagcacggcgagtccgatgaagatcaacCTTGAGGGTTTctgtatgaactcggcgagtcagcaagacgactcgatgagtcagttagGATTTTCTCGACTTTTGGACACgcatagactcaacgagttgtctggaaacttGAAGAGTCAACTAGGGGGTTTCCCGACTTCTCGAGTTCTGGAAGCACTCTACGAGTCAGTgagttgcactcgacgagtttggtcaacacggactgttgaccttgaccgttgaccttgactttgaccaatggtcgactagttgacttctgggggtattttggtaaattggaaatttatggaaatggtcttatggtaaatataggtggtggagttcgtggttgtggttcgagagtttgagcttatcacttcaattcgacagttgtgaggtgagttatcctcactatactaaggggtcgaaggcaccaatgtcgtcccaTTGCAcctgatatcctagtagttggtGTTATGTTGAGTATGAATTAGTTATACATGTCGATTTCTATGTCagctggtagatctgtaggactacctgtgttacTATCTGATTATCTATGTGTGcattagttatgttatatgtcgacatgttatgtgggatgggttgaggttgtactgctccctgtggtagccaacaaaccccagagtattccagatatgagctgagggccgggcggggcataccagactcatactgaggactcaggagcattccagatacgagctgagggtcggACAGAGCATGCAAGACTCGTACTATGGGCTCAtgagcattctagatacgagctgagggtcggACAAGGCATACCAAACTCGTATTGTGGGTTCAATAGCAAGCCAGATGTGAGTTGTAGGCCCGGAAGCCaagccagactcacactgtgggcccagggtTAATCCAGTTCGTAAAGCTATGGACtcattacatgttgttatttgtatatgtgctatttgttatgtatcagtattttgggggaactcactaagctttgggattacagttttagttttggtttcaggtacctcagatgatcgcgggaatgcaaaggcgtgatcgtacagctcctcacattttatgactatgttaatgggatactctgatatagaaccgttttggaaacaaatttgtaataactgttggtttctaaatgttttaaaaagtttaaatttggcatgatttttatagaTGTTACAGTATTCAACAGCAAGGGTTATAATTTTTCAGATGGAGGCAATGTTTTGAAGATCACAAAAGGTTCTTGAGTTATGATTAAAGCTGATTTGATGAAGACTAATGGTTTTTTCTATGTTCGCGACACTACCATTACGCTAAAAGTTT encodes:
- the LOC111888188 gene encoding ABC transporter C family member 3; amino-acid sequence: MELQNVSRFGMFYNSSMNTPTDFLLNPIFLHRCFASIQFLFLLFISISCVWKRFKIDQTVVAKQSSGYLFLKQTLFCSLLLSLFNLVLCFLNNFYWYRNGWSDEKIVTLLHAVLGTLIWSFVSVYLHTLVSNSSTQSSKYPLVLRVWWVFFFTVSCYSLVVDYINYKRTHNPPSMFILSDSVSSLLGLFLCFVGLSHNREEEGQNHNLEEPLLNSSSDRVRVEIPSTYENASFFSLLTFSWMSAIIAKGNKKPLDLEDVPQLADIDSVKQVFPILLQKIESLNDENHQITTFGLTKALFYIVWKEVVITGFLGLASSLTSFVGPYLIDEFVQYLNGHKAYKNQGFVLVAAFFVSKMVGCFTQRHWYFKLQQAGIRARSAIVAMIYQKGLTISGQSKQGNSSGEIINFMAVDAERVGDYAWYMHDFWLVLIQVGVALALLYKNLGLAAIASLVATIVVLLANLPLGNIQEKLQDDLMKSKDKRMKATSEILRNMRILKLQGWEMKFLSKIIKLRDEEENALKKYMYTLSLTSFIFWGAPIVVAVVTFATCLFFGIPLESGKVLSALATFKILQEPIYNLPDSISVFFQTKVSLDRIATYLRLTDIDSNAIDKVPPGSSDVAVEIINGNFAWDANASSSNLTLKDINIRVNHGMRVAVCGTVGSGKSSLLSCILGEVSKISGSVKVEGTKAYVAQSPWIQSGKIEDNILFGREMDREKYDKVLEACSLKKDLEILSFGDQTVIGERGINLSGGQKQRIQIARALYQDADIYLFDDPFSAVDAHTGSHLFKECMLQFLESKTVIYITHQIEFLPAADLILVLKDGRITQAGKYNDILNSGSEFMDLVGAHKDALSAIDSMEANVQQGTTISKKITNETQNSKTDDISGSKAQLVQEEEREKGKVGFSVYWKYITTAYGGALAPFIVLAQIVFQILQIGSNYWMAWGSPVSESDPAPVNGSTLIMVYVILAVGCALCILARGLLLATVAYKAATILFHKMHLSIFRSPMSFFDSTPSGRILNRASTDQSAVDMQIPYQVGSFVFAIIQLLGIIAVMSQAAWQVIVIFIPVGVMCIWLQQYYLPSAREMARLVGVCKGPVIQNFAETISGSTTIRSFDQQGRFQDTNLKLNDDFARPKFHAAAAMEWLGIRLDMLSTLTFAVFLIFLVSIPEGTIDPSIAGLAATYGLTLNTLNGWVVWTLTNLENKIISVERIFQYSSIPSEPPLVIESNRPDDQWPSQGEVDIRHLQVRYAPHMPLVLRGLTCTFKGGMKTGIVGRTGSGKSTLIQTLFRLVDPAAGEILIDGINISTIGLHDLRSKLSIIPQDPTMFEGTIRSNLDPLEEYTDDKIWEALDKCQLGDEVRSKEGKLDSSVTENGENWSVGQRQLVCLGRVLLKKTKVLVLDEATASVDTATDGMIQQTLARHFTDSTVIMIAHRITSVLDSDMVLVLEQGLIDEYDSPTKLLEDKSSSFAKLVAEYSMRSNSNFEN